Within the Eucalyptus grandis isolate ANBG69807.140 chromosome 1, ASM1654582v1, whole genome shotgun sequence genome, the region tattctttcaagtatctcaaaaggtccaacaaatctagggcttaatttacccttcattccaaatcgagatattcctttcattagGGATACTTTAAAGAACACATGATCTCCCACTTTAAACTCTAAAGGTCTCCTACGCTTATCCGCGTAGTCTTTTTGCCTACTTTGGGCTGTTCTAAGTCTTTTTCCTATTATCTCCATAGCCTCAATAGTAATTTGTACCAACTCGGGTCTGTCAAACTCCTTTCACCTACCTCATTCCAACAAACATGAGTCCCGCACCTTCTTCCATAGAATGCTTCAAacggagccatgcctatacttttctgaaaactattattgTAGGCAAACTTTATCAAGTGCAATATTTCATCCCAACTTCCCTTAAAATCAATAATACGGGCTCTTAGCATATCTTCCAAAGTTTGGATCACTCTTTCCGTTTGTCCATCTATTTGAGGGTGAAAACCAATACTAAACGAAGCTTCATCCCTAAAGCATTTTGGAGACTTcaccaaaaatttgaagtaaacctaGAGTCTCGATCCGACGTAATCATTACGGGAATACCATGCAAGCGTATCACTTGGCTTACATATATCTTAGCAAGTTTATCCATCGAATAGTCTACATGGACAGCTAGAAAATGAGTagacttagtcaaacgatctACTATTACCCAAATAAAGTTGTGACCACTTGATGTCATTGGGTcgttgcacaaagtccatcgttacaTGCTCCCACTTCCACTGGGTACGTCTAATGGTCTCAACAATCCTCAAGGGTTTGCGGTGctccgctttcacttgctggcatgttaaacattgagaaacatgCTTAGCTATATCattcttcatgccattccaccaaaattgttGGTGTAAATTcctatacatttttttttttttttttttttgtactacggatgaatactataattactcttatgcaCTTCTAATAGGATCTCCTTCTTACTTCCTCATCATCGGGAACACGGCGCCGTCCCTTGGCATCCTACTACTTCATCCTTTGAGACTTGAAACTCTGGTCTTTCCCTAAAGACATAACGTCTCGTACCTTCACAATCTCCTAGTCGATTTTTGTAGAatcttaatttttgaataatttcagGCTCAATTCTTAATGCATTAAGCATACCAAAGTAAGGGGTGGTCCATTTCCAACTTGAAGTCTCGAATCCACAATTGACTTTAACGAGATTCCACTATGTTATTCTTAAACTAGCCATGTCCATAACCGACTTTCGACTAAGGGCATCCGCCACCTTATTTGCCTTTCTGGATGGTATCATATCTCATAATCATAATCTTTCAATAACTCCATCCACTtctctgtctcatgttcaactctttttCGAAAACAAATACTTCCAACTACCTCGATGCAAGTATCAAAACACATCCCGATCCTTaatgagatgcatcactatacacgtGAATCCTTCAGATCCGAGATGGTATAGTTAGGATTAGATTGAGTAGTTAACTTTCTTTTGAGTTCCctgaaaaattctttcacattctccactcCATTCAAATCTTACATTCTTTGGTCAATTTTGTTAAAGGCTTCGCTAGATGTGAAAATCCTTTGATAAATCTCCTATAATAACTagccaatcctaagaaaattcatATCTCAGTTGGcgttgtcggtctcggccaattcactaccatttcAAGTTTTGTAGGGTCCACTGCGATTCCATTTCCCGACACCACGTGCCCTAAAATATTATACGATCCATTAGAATTCACACTTTCTGAATTTGGCGAATAACTTATGATCTCTTAGTTTGCAACGCTATCCTAAGATGTCGTTCATGCTCTTCAAGTCCTTTAAAATATATCAGGATATCGTCAATGAAGACAATTACAAACTGATCTAGATtaggcttaaatatcctatttattaaatccatgaatgtgGCTGGTGCATTCGTTAATCCGAAGGCATAACTAAGAACTCAtaatgtccataacgagtcctaaatgcattgttaggaatgtcctctttctttatccttaatcaatggtatcccgaccttaagtcaattttagaaaagactgaacttccttgcaagcgatcaaataaatcatcaattctaggtaaaTGATACTTATTCTTTATAGTCACTTGGTTCGGTTGTCTATAATCAATACATAGACGTATCGACccgtctttctttttcacaaataagaATCGGTGCACCCAAGGTGAGGCACTTGGCCTAATAAATCCCttatcaagcaactcttgtagttgcacctTCAACTCCTTCAACTCTAATAAGGCCATTCCATATGGGGTTTTCGATATCGGTCTGTTCTAGGCattagttcaatttcaaactcaatctctCGCTCTAGTGGTAATCCGGGCAACTCCTCGGGAAACACATCCCCCTGAAATTCCACGACTATTTAGATCTCACCGGTTTCAGCCTCTTCCCTAGTAANNNNNNNNNNNNNNNNNNNNNNNNNNNNNNNNNNNNNNNNNNNNNNNNNNNNNNNNNNNNNNNNNNNNNNNNNNNNNNNNNNNNNNNNNNNNNNNNNNNNttttttttttttttataacttttcttaAGGTAATATACCCAAGTTTTGCAAATTGTATTTCTCCCTACCTTTTCCTGTTTATTAACTAGGATTTCtccttcgaccaaaaaagaagaacagaaaaataaaaccaagGATTTCTCCACGTTCAACGCCCAGGCGAAAAACTTTCACAGGGTTCTTGCTGCCGCTCTTGCCGCTGCCGCTTTCGCCACCGCCGGAAAGAGCCTGCAACTCCCACATCTCCTCTCAtggtaatctctctctctctctctctctctctgtttgcCGCTGAATCTTGTCAACTTTTGACAATTCAATCTTTTCTTGTAGTATCAGAAACTTTTAAATGATCCATCTTGCAATGTTACTTTGCATTATCATTGATCAAGATCGAGCTTTTTAGGCCGTGGGCTAAATTCTATgcgctttgttttgttttcttttttagctaGAACGCATATTGATGTAACGACCCCTTTGAGAGCTCTGAGTTTATTTTAAAACTGCATCGGGGTGATAAAGGTGATATAAGTGTTCGCTTGTTTGTCTATTTGATTCTCATTTTTGTCACATTTTTTGCATTCTTGCTCATCTGAAGGGTCCTAAAAGAGGTGGGAAAGCTCCGGCGGCTGCGAAGAAGAAGCAGGTATTACATACGAAACGTCCCAATTATGTTTTGAGAGCTACTGTTTTCGTGCAaagtttccatcttttttgccaattttgtgGTTTTGCAGGAGAAAGTTACGAACCCTTTGTTCAAGAAGCGGCCGAAGCAGTTTGGGATCGGCAGCGCACTTCCGCCGAAGTGGGATTTGACCCGGTTTGTGAAATTCCCTAAGACTGTTCAAAttcagaagaagaggaagattcTGAAGCAGAGGTTGAAGGTTCCGCCGGCTTTGAACCAGTTCACCGAGACTCTTGACAAGAACCTGGGTTGGAttctgttcttttcttgggGTTGTTAATACAAGATATGCGGATGGATAACATCTTTCGAAGACCTGGTTCGTTGTTTGTTTGAATGTGATCATTGTCAGTGCATGCATTTGTTCTAGTGTTGATTGTGTCTACTGCATCCAAAATGCTGCATTGATATGTTGAGCTAATGTTTCGAAGTTTATTTTAACTGAAATTTTGTGATGAGTACCAAGAGTTTCTTCATCAGACATGAAAGTTTCATACTGGTTTAGAACTTGTATCGCAGAGTAGGTTGTGATGGTGGGAACTATGAAATGCAATGCCTAGTTAATGAATGGTAATGGTGGTTGCACTTCCATTTCTCTTTGAATGGAACTTGCCATTTGTCATGTTTGCTTTCGCCTGCTCCAGTAATGTGATTCTCGAGTCAAATAGATGAAAAATGTAAGTTCTGCAGTTAGTCTTGAGTCAAATGGTTTGAAGTTTTTGTTGGTAGATGTTTTCACTTATTGCTTGAGTCTTTCCAAGTTTGTTTGTAATCTGGTTGTTTTACAtcttgctatttttattttattctgttTAGTCTTTCTGCTGATCACTGTTGGCAAGTGTGGCTTTGTTCAGTATTTGAGTTTGAATTGGTAGCTGATTCATTTGTCTGAAAATACAGCATTCTTTTGCAGCACGCTTTCACCATttggttttttccttcttctctctgtttcaCTTTTTGTTTTAGTATGCATGTATCTTccattttgtttcattttgtttcattttgttcATGGAATTAATCTATAAATTGCTGCAGCGACAAACCTATTCAAGATGCTTCTCAAGTATAGGCCTAAGGACAAGGCAGCAAAGAAGGAGAGGCTCCTAAAAGAGGCTCAGACTAAGGCAAAGGAAAACTTCTGAGGCCAGAAAACCAATTGTTGTGAAATATGGCCTTAATCATGTCACTTACCATATTGAGCAGGTCCTCTGTTTATTCGATTCATCAAATCGGTCTTTTCTCATCATTTCTTCTCTGATGCACCCCTCAACTATTCCAAAGTTGGGAGATAAATCTAACTCGAAGAAAATGCTTTCAGAACAAGGCACAATTGGTAGTCATTGCTCATGATGTGGACCTGATGGAGCTGGTTTTGTGGCTCCCAGTATTATGCAGGAAAATGGAAATTCCATACTGCATTGTGAAGGGCAAGGCTCGCTTGGGCACGGTAATTATACTATATCTCATTGTCTAGTTAACAGATTTGGGAATCACCCATCTGTGTTAAACGAAATCTGTATCTTTGGCAGATCGTCCATAAGAAAACTGCGTCTGTTTTGTGCCTGACAACAGTGAAAAATGAGGACAAGTTGGAATTCAACAAAATCTTGGAGGCTATTAAGGTATGAACTCCTGCCTCTCTAGAGTACATATGAAGAAAATGTTCATAGCTCTCTCCTTTATGAGTTATGCCGGTCATGCTTATTGTTCGCTCCGGCAGGCTAACTTCAATGACAAGTACGATGAGTACAGGAAAAAGTGGTGTGGTGGAATCATGGGCTCAAAATCCCAAGCCAAAACCAAGGCCAAAGAAAAGCTTCTTGCCAAGGAAGCTGCTCAGAGAATGAGTTAGGGCTAGAGAAGAGAACTGTCCGAAACTGTAATCTCCTGTGGCTCCGTATGGTGGGAGACTAGTTTCTTACTTTGAATGTCTTCGGATTTGGTATTGGCTTCTAGCTAAAGGTGTAAACTGCATCTTCTTCCCTAGAGCTCAGCGGACAATGAATTGACATACCTCTTGGCCACCCCTTTGGATTTCATTGGATTTTAAATCTCGACATGTAGGTATTGCGATTccaaaaagagaacaaaaaaattgtctaatggACGCCTGTTCTCTGTATACCCTTTGCTCTGATGGGGTACACTGTTCTCTGCTGGGTATGAATTTGGTCGTACTGAAAATTTACTCTTTGAATGACGGTTCCGAACTTTTAAGAGTTTATGGATTTACCGCTTGTAAAATCTTACTTGTGATTTCTATTAATTATATCAGTAAAAAGGGTGTTTGTGCATCACAGGGGTCCTTAAACTAGCATTGCGTAAAAATTCGATAATATATCAGCTAATATTTGAGAGGACTAATAAACTTTTTTAGGTCAACCTCCCTTCTAGTCCTCAATAGATTGTAAGTCCTAGCGGACTACATCTTCCCATATCATGTCTATGCATCAAACAAAAACTGGCAAGGAAGTCTTTGTCACTTCTTCTCCAATATTTCATTCTTCTTGGTGAATATTCTACGGTACATAGTGCCCAGTAGTACGAAGACTTGCTTGTGAATTACGCCTTCTTTTATTGAAACATGAACCGTTGACGATGTGTGAAGTCTGTCTTTTGCGACGACTTGTCATTTCATCCCCCAAGTTGATATGGAGCCCGTGTGCTCACTTCTTGTTGGAATAAACAAGAATATTagcaagttttttattttatttttgcagtTTGCGCGGATTGAGAAACTCTGAGAACCTAACTTGAAATTGACTCGATGGTAAGGGCGTTCTCAGGCGTTCAGCTCAAAAAATCAATTGGTGTGCCCGATTCCTACCTTGGGAAACTCAGCTTTAAGTGGATGGTCATGGTGATGGGCTGTCGTGTTAGTTTCTCTCCTGATAACTGGCTAATTATGGTTGAGTCATccgattattttaaaaaatttcaggaATCACTGacaaaaaatatagaaatcAAGAATGCATGAGGTGTACTACTGCACTACGCTCAAggattatttatttcttttactaAAAGATAAGATGCAACTATCCTCTAAGATTCAAATTCTCGAcagttaaaaaaaggaaaaaataaaactaacatGAAAGGAAGGAGATTACAATCAAGATAGTGGAGTGGAAGAGGTATTTGAACGCTATGCAAGGATACCAATGTGCACGCATTTGTGGTGGTTCTCAAATTACATTGGTAAATGAAATATTCGTAAAAATGAAGACAAATTAGTGTATAACAAAAGGGATAAGTTAAGAAGAAATCGTTATAGAAGTACCAGTTCGGGAGATTCGGTGTCACAATTGACATCTTTGATAGTATCAACCCTATTTTAAATGCACAtaggtattttctttaaaaataagtttACCTAACATCACATCTTGAACCCTTTAATCACCATATTAGTGCTTTCCTTAATGTTTATTTTAGTGCTTTATGCTTTGTTCCACTAACTTGTCAAAAGAATCTAATGTTATATAATCATTACTCTATTTTATAACTTAGTCTCAATAAACTTCAATACTATATTATTGCATCAACAGAAAGGTCGATTCTACTACTTATCGTAGTTCTAACTAATTATATAAGTGAAAAGGGTGTTTGTGCATGACACTGGTTCTCAAACTAGCCTTGGGTAAAAATTCGATAAAATTCGATTCTACTGCTTATCGTAGTTCTAACTAATTATATAAGTGAAAAGGGTGTTTGTGCATGGCACTGGTCCTCAAACTAGCCTTGGgtaaaaattctataaaatatCAACTGATATTTGAGAGGACTAAGAAAATTTTTTGGGTCAAGCACCCTTCTAGTCCTCAATAGATTGTAACTTCTAGTGGACCACATCTTCCCATATCATGTCTATACATCAAACAAAAACTGGCAAGGAAGTCTTTGTCATTTCTTCtccaaaatgtcatttttcttagTGAATATTCTACGGTACATAACATCTAGTAGGACGAAGACTTGCTTGTGAATTACGCATTCTTATTGAAACATGAACCGTTGACGATGTGTGAAGTCCGTCTTTTGCGACGACTCGTCATTTCATCCCGCAAGTTGATATGGAGCCCATGTGCTCACTTCTTGTTGAAATACTAatgggttttattttgtttttgtcgtTTGTGCAGATTGTGAAACTCTGAGAACCTAACTTGAAATCGACCCGATGATAAGGGCATTATTTGGCGTTcagctaaaaaaatcaattggtgTGCCCGATTCCTACCCCGGGAAACTTAGCTTTAAGTGGATGGTCATGGTGGTGGGTTGTGGTATTAGTTTCTCTCCTGATAACCGGCTAATTATGGTTGAGTCATCagattattttgagaaaaatttaggaatcactgacaaaaaatatagaaatcAAGAACGCATGAAATGTACTACTGCACTACGCTCAAggattatttatttctttagtaAAAGATAAGATGCAACTATCCTCTAAGATTCAAATTCTcgacagttaaaaaaaaaggaaaaataaaactaacATGAAAGGAAGGAGATTACAATCAAGATAGTGGAGTGGAAGAGGTATTTGAACGCTATGCAAGGATACCAATGTGCACGCATTTGTGGTGGTTTTCTCAAATTACATTGGTAAATGAAATATTCGTAAAAATGAAGACAAATTAGTGTATAACAAAAGGGATAAGTTAAGAAGAAATCGTTATAGCACCGGTTCGGGAGATTTGGTGTCACAATTGACATCTTTGATAGTATCAACCCTATCTTAAATGCACAtaggtattttctttaaaaataagtttACCTAACATCACATCTTGAACCCTTTAATCACCATATTAGTGctttccttaatttttattttagtgcGTTATGCTTTGTCCCCCTAACTTGTCAAAAGAATCTAACGTTATATAATCATTACTCTATTTTACAACTTAGTCTCAATAAACTTCAATACTATATTATTGTATCAACAGAAGGTTGATTCTACTACTTATCGTAGTTTTAACTAATTATATAAGTGAAAAGGATGTTtatgtgtgacatcctaaattttcgaCCCGTCCCGATAAAACGAAATGAGCTTTTCATCggcgcgcctatggtcctttttctctgagctgatcactcacgagttaaccaatctattgagtaaagccgttaagggatatatccgtgataaaatccctaaaagctacctaattggttggacgACTAAAATCGTGTctggtcgattttaaccacgaaattgaattcggtttcgggaatAGAATGTTCGAGCATGTCATGGTTCATTTATAGAACGTCATCttgttttggaatttttaaaaatcaattctgGACGAATCGAAaacgaacggaaattcggattggccaaattgaagtGATTTTGACTTCCAAACCGAGCTACTTGGTGAAAGGAAAGTATGGAAATTGTGTAGGCTTTTTCTTCAATGAAATTGGACCTCAAATTGGAGAGATTAGAGATGAAATTTAAGTCCAAATTAAGTAAATTCGGAGCTAGGCTTGGGGGTGCAACATTTTGtatcaaattgaattatttatggGATTATATGTGCTAGAAAGAATTAGGGGGACATAAGGGACAACCATGGAGACTTTTGGGGCTAAGACAGgatgattatttgatattttgcttgaCTCTTCCCCCATCCACCAGCTTCTCACGCACGCCTCACTCGATTCTCTCCCTCGCTgccttctctcctctttccttcaaagcCCATGTCTTCACGCCGGTTCTGCAGCTTCATTTCTATTTCATCGAAGCCTCTCCACGCCGTTCTCTCTCTGCCACAAAGACACCCGCAATCGACGCCCCTGCCAACCTTTCACCATCACTTGTTCCCTCTACCACCgaccctccttctctctctctctctgccacCGTTCCAGCCACCCCACCGAAGCAGAAGCTGCCCACGCCAGCACTCATCTCACGCCTACAACTCCCTCCGTTTCTCTTCTTCACGCTGCCACTTGTCTGCGAACCACCTCTATCGAGTCAACAAACCAGCGAACTCCTCCCCAACGTTGATCGAAGCTGCTTCTCCCTTCTGCCAGCGCCAACCCCACCAAATCAAGCTACCTTTGCTCCACCGAATTTCCCTCTCCTTGCCGCGGGCCCACGCGTCTTCAGTCCACGAAGCCAGCCTCCACCGAGTCAAGTTCACGCGGGTCAACTCCCTGCAACGAAGCCCCGCCCGAAGCTGCTTCTTCGTCTGCTTCCGTTGACGCCAGTAGCACagtttttttcaaaagttgCCCTAAAATCGTCTCTCGCATTCGCCCGTTTGAGGAAACGAtcagcccatttgaagcccgGCCCAGTTCAGTGTTTCCCGCCAGCAGCCCACGCCAATCCAGCCCACGCAGCAACCCACATCTCAGCCTGTTAGTTGGGCTCAGCAGCCCGCAAGCCAAGCCCACGGTTCAGCCCAGAATCGAGCCCAGCAATTcgctgtgggcttgcaaggccttcTCAGCCCGGTCCAAGCTCCTCTCGGCGTCGTCGTAGGCCCGAGCTTTGGCCATCGTCGCGCCGCTATCGCGATGAACCGGTTTTCACGTTAAAcaggtgagtttatgcactaaactctacttagtaggctaatgatgtttagggcgtgattagtttaagttaattatgGATTAGGcagttagttagattagattagtgatttaattatccaattatgcatgttaggtggttagattagatcaATTAAGGCCTAAATAGgatgtactatttatctagataggtttggGAATTTTTCCGGCCCGTTTAGGCGGTTAATTTAGCAATTACggcctaag harbors:
- the LOC120296409 gene encoding 60S ribosomal protein L7a-2-like yields the protein MELVLWLPVLCRKMEIPYCIVKGKARLGTIVHKKTASVLCLTTVKNEDKLEFNKILEAIKANFNDKYDEYRKKWCGGIMGSKSQAKTKAKEKLLAKEAAQRMS